From Paracoccus aminovorans, one genomic window encodes:
- a CDS encoding type I polyketide synthase, with amino-acid sequence MAFDKIVVEDSDIAIVGMAAQLPGAAGVAEYWDNLCKGVESIQRIPQADLLARGESRARMADPNYVPSAAILGQFDEFDAEFFGLSPKEAAIMDPQHRKFLETCWHALEDAAHVPERFAGNIGVWAGCGAGSYYYWNVCSNRDLVDGVGHFLLRHTGNDKDFLSTRVSHVFDLKGPSVNVQTACSTSLVAVHMACQSLNSGECDMALAGGVTIELPHGVGYLYKENEILSPDGHCHAFDHRAQGTVFGSGAAVLALRRAADAIADGDHVWAIIKGSAINNDGAAKAGYLAPSVEGQAQAISEALVMAGVSSDSIGYVECHGTGTALGDPIEVAALNQAYERVSDGTRQGPCHIGSVKTNIGHLDTAAGSAGLIKSALAVHHGQIPPSLGYEAPNPAIDFEGGPFRVNYALGGWPIAGPRRAGVNSLGVGGTNAHVILQEPPLAQPSGESDWPFQIVAVSGRSKAALDANSAALSAWLGANPGVDMADLSFTLTQGRRQFDRRRVLVARDAAEAAALLADPDPRLVFDHQPVGDPAEAVFMLPGGGAQYAGMARGLYETEPVFRDWMDRGLDHMAQAHGTDLRALWLPEPGAEAEADRRLLQPSLQLPLLMITEYALAQLWISWGVSPSALIGHSMGENTAACIAGVMSFEDCIGLVRLRGLLFDRVPAGGMLSVPLEPQDFAAELEELGLDLAAVNGPSMSVVSGPDAKLDAFAAKMAAREIECQRIAISIAAHSRMLEGILAEFRAYLASIRLNPPQVPIISNRTGQALTDAEATSPDYWVAHLRGTVRFADGIAHLAQVPGRVFLEVGPGRAMQAMAKANPAVAAHQVVSTLRHRDHATADDSYFIAALARFWACGGVIDWDQIWGDARRRRLSLPGYAFQRKRYFIERSASVAAETAEELARIEELAEWGWRPAWKLASPNIEIGPQGPVAPLAQSWLIFADDLGLAEQVTEGLRTRGQRVAVVQVGDTFADKGQGRFTLPVESDREGYEMLLAALAAQDLVPDRILHLWSVTQGAKFRPGSSLLNSQLERGFFGLLHLAQAIGAELPEARLELIAVCNDALRVADEPAPVPEKAAAAGPIRVMPHEMPNIRARLVDIRLPAKGGLDALAANLLEEALAPSGAAIAAWRDGRRFEQSLEKVALAEDGMAAIPQGATCLITGGFGGIGQAIARELAQRGGAKLALTTRGRVDSPAVVAAVRQLQGLGAEVLALRADVTSPEDMADAVAETKARFGSLDVVLHAAGVIRDSLIAAKTDDDAWDVLAPKLLGTRALIEALAKDPVRLTVLFSSTSSAIAPAGQADYVAANEYLNAVARSAPPALGRVVAVNWGVWADAGMAARAMGLDTAAVVAAPQGRPLLDESLPVPGGREFRSTLRIEDWIIGGHKTASGQALMPGTGWIELAAEAALESGLSLPLVIRDLEFRRPVLVGDKALVTTRVTPEGDAMRIDILDDPQADPNVTALVAGLHEAAPAPLAVSGPWDQDGQGAALASAQERQMAFGPRWKVLRRFRIQGDEGVAELSLPPEFAGEAGAWLAHPALLDIATGWAMPLIQGWTPENLWVPMGYRSIRLYAPLPAQLTSRIRNAGENSDAQGMAQFDITLAGPDGAVVAEIRGFALRKLAAAISAQPVRGQSARSLSPAERRLQHNISQGIPAAIGPAMLSRAISTGLAQVYVSSLDLDALIAEAGLVEDAAPSEGGFERPDLDSDFVEPAPGTQAELAAIWSDLLGIAQVGAADSFFDLGGHSLIAVRMFGQVRKAFGVDLPISTLFEAPTIAQLAALVEERTGPREIVSPDNVAALPVSQKPRFRFVVDMGGRGAGTPFFIVAGMFGNIMNLRQLAQRVGPDRRFYGLQARGLLGDDQPHEDFSEAARDYIEEIRQVQPHGPYLLGGFSGGGLTAYEMARQLRAAGEEVAMLVMLDTPLPLREPVSRKDRLAIRLGELREGGPGFVWKWLRDRVAFEFRRRSKAKAVEAEVATEASGAFHDLAIEAAFLASLPKMRLSVWDGPVAMFRPPLDKRWKATGGRWINSGRDYVVEDNGWTPWMPQLRVIEVPGDHDSMVLEPNVRRMASVLREILRQADGDAPAQAKAAE; translated from the coding sequence ATGGCCTTCGACAAGATCGTCGTTGAGGACAGTGACATCGCCATCGTCGGCATGGCCGCGCAGCTTCCTGGGGCGGCAGGCGTCGCGGAATACTGGGACAACCTGTGCAAGGGCGTGGAATCCATCCAGCGCATCCCCCAGGCGGACCTGCTGGCGCGGGGCGAGTCGCGGGCGCGGATGGCCGATCCGAACTACGTGCCCTCGGCCGCGATCCTGGGCCAGTTCGACGAATTCGACGCCGAATTCTTTGGGCTCTCACCCAAGGAAGCAGCGATCATGGACCCGCAGCACCGCAAGTTCCTTGAGACCTGCTGGCACGCGCTGGAGGATGCCGCCCATGTGCCCGAGCGTTTCGCCGGCAATATCGGCGTCTGGGCCGGCTGCGGCGCGGGCAGCTATTACTACTGGAACGTGTGCTCGAACCGCGATCTGGTCGATGGCGTGGGGCATTTCCTGTTGCGCCATACCGGCAACGACAAGGATTTCCTGTCGACCCGCGTCAGCCATGTCTTCGACCTGAAGGGGCCGTCGGTCAACGTGCAGACGGCCTGCTCGACCTCGCTGGTCGCGGTCCACATGGCCTGCCAGTCGCTGAATTCGGGCGAATGCGACATGGCGCTGGCCGGCGGCGTCACCATCGAGCTGCCGCATGGCGTCGGCTATCTCTACAAGGAAAACGAGATCCTGTCGCCGGACGGCCATTGCCACGCCTTCGACCACCGCGCGCAGGGCACCGTCTTCGGCAGCGGCGCGGCGGTGCTGGCGCTGCGGCGGGCGGCGGACGCGATTGCCGATGGCGACCATGTCTGGGCGATCATCAAGGGCTCGGCCATCAACAACGACGGCGCCGCCAAGGCGGGCTATCTCGCCCCCAGCGTCGAGGGCCAGGCCCAGGCGATTTCCGAGGCGCTGGTGATGGCCGGGGTCAGTTCCGACAGCATCGGCTATGTCGAATGCCACGGCACCGGCACGGCGCTGGGCGACCCGATCGAGGTCGCGGCGCTGAACCAGGCCTATGAGCGGGTCTCGGACGGCACGCGGCAGGGGCCCTGCCATATCGGCTCGGTCAAGACCAATATCGGCCATCTGGATACGGCGGCGGGCAGCGCGGGGCTGATCAAGTCGGCCCTGGCGGTGCATCACGGCCAGATCCCGCCCAGCCTGGGCTATGAAGCGCCGAACCCGGCCATCGACTTCGAGGGCGGGCCGTTTCGCGTCAACTATGCCTTGGGCGGCTGGCCCATCGCCGGGCCGCGCCGCGCCGGGGTGAACTCGCTGGGCGTCGGCGGCACCAATGCGCATGTGATCCTGCAGGAACCGCCGCTGGCGCAGCCTTCGGGCGAATCCGACTGGCCGTTCCAGATCGTCGCCGTCTCGGGCCGCAGCAAGGCGGCGCTGGACGCCAATAGCGCGGCGCTGTCGGCCTGGCTGGGCGCCAACCCCGGCGTGGACATGGCCGACCTGTCCTTCACCCTGACGCAGGGCCGGCGGCAGTTCGACCGCCGCCGGGTACTGGTCGCCCGCGATGCGGCCGAGGCGGCGGCGCTGCTGGCCGATCCCGACCCGCGCCTGGTCTTCGACCACCAGCCGGTCGGCGACCCGGCCGAGGCGGTGTTCATGCTGCCCGGCGGCGGCGCGCAATATGCCGGCATGGCCCGCGGGCTTTACGAGACCGAGCCGGTGTTCCGCGACTGGATGGACCGCGGCCTCGACCACATGGCGCAGGCGCATGGCACCGACCTGCGCGCGCTGTGGCTGCCCGAGCCGGGCGCCGAGGCCGAGGCGGACCGGCGGCTGCTGCAACCCTCGCTGCAACTGCCGCTGCTGATGATTACGGAATATGCGCTGGCGCAGCTGTGGATCAGCTGGGGCGTCTCGCCCTCGGCCCTGATCGGCCATTCCATGGGCGAAAACACCGCCGCCTGCATCGCCGGGGTGATGTCCTTCGAGGATTGCATCGGCCTGGTGCGGCTGCGCGGGCTGCTGTTCGACCGCGTTCCGGCGGGCGGGATGCTGTCGGTGCCGCTGGAGCCGCAGGATTTCGCCGCCGAACTGGAGGAGTTGGGCCTGGACCTGGCGGCGGTGAACGGCCCGTCGATGTCGGTCGTCTCGGGCCCCGACGCCAAGCTGGACGCCTTCGCCGCGAAAATGGCGGCGCGCGAGATCGAATGCCAGCGCATCGCCATCTCCATCGCCGCGCATTCGCGCATGCTGGAGGGGATCCTGGCCGAGTTCCGGGCCTATCTGGCCTCGATCCGGTTGAACCCGCCGCAGGTCCCGATCATCTCGAACCGCACCGGCCAGGCGCTGACCGATGCCGAGGCGACCAGCCCGGACTATTGGGTCGCGCATCTGCGCGGCACCGTGCGCTTTGCCGACGGCATAGCGCATCTGGCGCAGGTGCCGGGCCGGGTGTTCCTGGAGGTCGGGCCGGGCCGGGCCATGCAGGCCATGGCCAAGGCCAATCCGGCGGTGGCGGCGCATCAGGTCGTCTCGACCCTGCGCCACCGCGATCATGCGACCGCGGACGACAGCTATTTCATCGCGGCGCTGGCCCGGTTCTGGGCCTGCGGCGGCGTGATCGACTGGGACCAGATCTGGGGCGATGCCCGGCGCCGGCGCCTGTCGCTGCCCGGCTATGCCTTCCAGCGCAAGCGCTATTTCATCGAGCGTTCCGCCAGCGTCGCGGCCGAGACCGCCGAGGAACTGGCCCGCATCGAGGAGCTTGCCGAATGGGGCTGGCGCCCGGCCTGGAAGCTGGCCTCGCCGAATATCGAGATCGGGCCGCAGGGGCCGGTGGCGCCCCTGGCGCAGAGCTGGCTGATCTTTGCCGACGATCTGGGCCTGGCCGAGCAGGTGACCGAGGGCCTGCGGACCCGCGGCCAGCGCGTCGCCGTGGTGCAGGTCGGCGACACGTTTGCCGACAAGGGGCAGGGCCGGTTCACCCTGCCGGTCGAATCCGACCGCGAGGGTTACGAGATGCTGCTGGCCGCGCTGGCGGCGCAGGACCTGGTGCCGGACCGCATCCTGCATCTGTGGTCGGTGACCCAGGGGGCGAAGTTCCGTCCCGGCTCCAGCCTGCTCAACAGCCAGCTGGAACGCGGCTTTTTCGGTCTTCTGCATCTGGCGCAGGCCATCGGCGCCGAACTGCCCGAGGCCAGGCTGGAACTGATCGCCGTTTGCAACGACGCGCTGCGGGTCGCCGACGAACCCGCGCCGGTGCCGGAAAAGGCCGCGGCAGCCGGGCCGATCCGGGTGATGCCGCATGAAATGCCGAATATCCGCGCCCGGCTGGTGGACATCCGCCTGCCGGCCAAGGGCGGTCTCGACGCGCTGGCCGCCAATCTGCTCGAAGAGGCGCTGGCGCCCTCGGGCGCGGCCATCGCCGCCTGGCGCGACGGCCGCCGCTTCGAGCAAAGCCTTGAGAAGGTGGCGCTGGCCGAGGACGGCATGGCCGCCATTCCGCAGGGTGCGACCTGCCTGATCACCGGCGGCTTCGGCGGCATCGGCCAGGCCATCGCCCGCGAACTGGCGCAGCGGGGCGGCGCCAAGCTGGCGCTGACCACGCGCGGCCGGGTCGATTCGCCCGCGGTCGTGGCCGCGGTCCGGCAGTTGCAGGGCCTGGGGGCCGAGGTGCTGGCGCTGCGCGCCGACGTGACCTCGCCCGAGGACATGGCGGATGCCGTCGCCGAGACCAAGGCGCGTTTCGGCAGCCTCGACGTGGTGCTGCACGCGGCCGGCGTGATCCGCGACAGCCTGATCGCCGCCAAGACCGACGACGACGCCTGGGACGTGCTGGCGCCCAAGCTCTTGGGCACGCGGGCGCTGATCGAGGCGCTGGCCAAGGATCCCGTCCGGCTGACGGTGCTGTTCTCCTCGACCTCGTCGGCGATCGCGCCGGCGGGGCAGGCGGATTACGTCGCCGCCAACGAATATCTGAACGCGGTGGCGCGTTCGGCGCCGCCGGCGCTGGGTCGCGTGGTCGCGGTGAACTGGGGCGTCTGGGCCGATGCCGGCATGGCCGCGCGGGCGATGGGGCTGGACACGGCCGCGGTCGTGGCCGCGCCGCAGGGCCGGCCGCTGCTGGACGAAAGCCTGCCGGTCCCGGGCGGGCGCGAATTCCGCAGCACGCTGCGGATCGAGGACTGGATCATCGGCGGCCACAAGACCGCATCCGGCCAGGCGCTGATGCCGGGCACCGGCTGGATCGAGCTGGCGGCCGAGGCCGCGCTGGAATCCGGCCTGTCGCTGCCGCTGGTGATCCGCGACCTGGAATTCCGCCGCCCGGTGCTGGTCGGCGACAAGGCGCTGGTGACCACCCGGGTCACGCCCGAGGGCGACGCCATGCGCATCGACATCCTCGACGATCCGCAAGCCGATCCGAACGTGACCGCGCTGGTCGCCGGGCTGCACGAAGCCGCGCCGGCGCCGCTGGCGGTCTCGGGTCCCTGGGACCAGGACGGGCAGGGCGCGGCCCTGGCCTCGGCCCAGGAACGGCAGATGGCCTTCGGCCCGCGCTGGAAGGTGCTGCGCCGTTTCCGCATCCAGGGCGACGAGGGCGTGGCAGAACTGTCGCTGCCGCCGGAATTCGCCGGCGAGGCGGGCGCGTGGCTGGCGCATCCGGCGCTGCTGGACATTGCCACCGGCTGGGCCATGCCGCTGATCCAGGGCTGGACCCCGGAAAACCTGTGGGTGCCCATGGGCTATCGCTCGATCCGGCTTTACGCGCCCCTGCCGGCGCAGCTGACCAGCCGCATCCGCAACGCGGGCGAGAACAGCGACGCCCAGGGCATGGCGCAGTTCGACATCACCCTGGCCGGGCCCGACGGTGCCGTCGTGGCCGAGATCCGAGGCTTTGCGCTGAGAAAGCTCGCCGCGGCGATTTCCGCCCAGCCGGTGCGCGGCCAGTCCGCGCGCAGCCTGTCCCCGGCCGAGCGGCGCCTGCAGCACAACATCAGCCAGGGCATCCCCGCGGCCATCGGTCCGGCGATGCTGAGCCGGGCGATCTCGACCGGGCTGGCGCAGGTCTATGTCTCGTCGCTGGATCTGGACGCGTTGATCGCCGAGGCCGGCCTGGTCGAGGATGCCGCGCCCAGCGAAGGCGGGTTCGAGCGTCCCGACCTCGACAGCGATTTCGTCGAGCCGGCGCCCGGCACCCAGGCCGAACTGGCGGCGATCTGGTCGGACCTGCTGGGCATCGCCCAGGTCGGCGCCGCCGACAGCTTCTTCGACCTGGGCGGCCATTCGCTGATCGCGGTGCGCATGTTCGGCCAGGTCCGCAAGGCGTTCGGCGTGGACCTGCCGATCTCGACCCTGTTCGAGGCGCCGACCATCGCCCAGCTTGCCGCGCTCGTCGAGGAGCGCACCGGCCCGCGCGAGATCGTCTCGCCCGACAATGTCGCCGCGCTGCCGGTATCGCAGAAACCCCGCTTCCGCTTCGTCGTGGACATGGGCGGGCGCGGCGCCGGCACGCCCTTCTTCATCGTCGCCGGCATGTTCGGCAATATCATGAACCTGCGCCAGCTGGCGCAACGGGTCGGGCCGGACCGCCGTTTCTACGGCCTGCAGGCGCGCGGGCTGCTGGGCGACGACCAGCCGCATGAGGACTTCTCCGAGGCCGCCCGCGACTATATCGAGGAAATCCGCCAGGTGCAGCCGCACGGCCCCTATCTTCTGGGCGGCTTCTCGGGCGGCGGGCTGACCGCCTACGAAATGGCGCGGCAGTTGCGCGCGGCGGGCGAAGAGGTGGCGATGCTGGTCATGCTGGACACGCCGCTGCCGCTGCGCGAGCCGGTCAGCCGCAAGGACCGGCTGGCGATCCGCCTGGGCGAATTGCGCGAGGGCGGTCCGGGCTTCGTCTGGAAATGGCTGCGCGACCGCGTCGCCTTCGAGTTTCGGCGCCGCAGCAAGGCCAAGGCGGTCGAGGCCGAGGTCGCGACCGA
- a CDS encoding WecB/TagA/CpsF family glycosyltransferase, which produces MHFSFPDGNAVRINCKDSAALLAAVRQRLRDGQGFAIATINVDHLQRLGEDARFRTAYAAHDLVCADGNPIVWLSRIAGRPVALAPGSDLVLPLAAEAAQAGLPLALIGSSDESLALAAASMTRAVPGLRVALTHAPGFPFDPMGDEADRIIARIRESGARLCFLALGAPRQELFAIRARDALGDVGFASIGAGLDFLSGHQRRAPALMRKAKMEWAWRMLSNPRRLFLRYAKGFTILPGHVRRAAAIRRAGKG; this is translated from the coding sequence ATGCATTTCAGTTTTCCCGACGGCAATGCCGTGCGGATCAATTGTAAGGATTCAGCCGCGCTTCTGGCGGCGGTGCGGCAGCGGCTGCGCGACGGACAGGGCTTCGCCATCGCCACGATCAACGTCGATCACTTGCAACGGCTGGGCGAAGACGCCCGGTTCCGCACCGCCTATGCCGCGCATGACCTGGTCTGCGCCGACGGCAATCCCATCGTCTGGCTGTCGCGGATCGCGGGGCGGCCGGTGGCGCTGGCCCCCGGCTCGGACCTGGTGCTGCCGCTGGCGGCCGAGGCGGCGCAGGCCGGCCTGCCGCTGGCCCTGATCGGCAGCAGCGACGAATCGCTGGCGCTGGCGGCCGCCAGCATGACCCGCGCCGTGCCCGGACTGCGGGTGGCCCTGACCCATGCCCCCGGCTTTCCCTTCGACCCGATGGGCGACGAGGCGGACCGGATCATCGCGCGCATCCGCGAATCGGGCGCGCGGCTGTGCTTCCTGGCCCTGGGCGCCCCCCGGCAAGAGCTTTTCGCCATCCGCGCCCGCGACGCGCTGGGCGATGTCGGCTTCGCCTCGATCGGCGCCGGGCTCGACTTCCTGTCCGGCCACCAGCGCCGGGCGCCGGCATTGATGCGCAAGGCCAAGATGGAATGGGCCTGGCGGATGCTGTCGAATCCGCGCCGGCTGTTCCTGCGCTATGCCAAGGGCTTCACCATCCTGCCCGGCCATGTCCGCCGGGCCGCGGCCATCCGGCGCGCGGGGAAGGGCTGA